The following are encoded together in the Glycine soja cultivar W05 chromosome 5, ASM419377v2, whole genome shotgun sequence genome:
- the LOC114412464 gene encoding alpha-(1,4)-fucosyltransferase-like, producing the protein MPSKVEPFSNLVAAFRKWDSQVGCARFKDKPNGVPLNQSKVVSLQEVGDCGGLKLNHVSVLVKGWTWIPDNLDNLYSCSCGLSCLWTKSLVLADKPDALLFESSMPPVQAYVQQLETSRVKLMQLELEIEKARKQGMYIRGARCQLYGIIRNN; encoded by the exons ATGCCATCCAAGGTGGAACCCTTCTCTAATCTGGTCGCGGCCTTCAGGAAGTGGGACTCGCAAGTGGGGTGCGCTCGCTTCAAAGACAAACCCAATGGGGTGCCCCTTAACCAGTCAAAGGTCGTGTCTTTACAGGAAGTTGGCGATTGTGGGGGCTTGAAACTCAACCATGTTAGCGTTTTGGTCAAAGGGTGGACTTGGATTCCCGATAACTTGGATAACTTGTACTCTTGCTCTTGTGGCTTGAGCTGCTTGTGGACCAAATCGCTCGTTCTTGCTGACAAGCCTGATGCTTTGTTGTTTGAATCTTCCATGCCTCCTGTTCAG GCTTATGTTCAACAATTAGAAACAAGTCGTGTGAAGCTCATGCAATTGGAGTTGGAGATTGAGAAAGCAAGAAAGCAG GGTATGTACATACGCGGTGCTAGATGTCAGTTATATGGGATAATCCGCAACAATTAA